From the Chryseobacterium sp. G0201 genome, the window CACCTCTACTTTTACGGATCATTACAGTAATTCCTGCATTTTCAAGCTGACGAACGTAATTTTCTTCTGCCTGTTTGTTGCATTTATCATATTTTCCGTCGCCAATCGGGTTATATTGAATTAAATTAACCTTAGAAGGAACCTGTTTACAATATCTGATCAAAGCTTTGATATCTTCATCACCATCATTAATACCCTTCCAGACACAATATTCAAAAGTGATAACTGAGCCTGTTTTTTTATACCAATACTGAAGGGATTCCATAATATCCGTCAATGGAAATTTATCCGAGAACGGCATGATTTCGTTACGCTTAGATTCAATTGCAGAGTGAAGAGACAATGCCAATTTCACGCGCAAATCATCATCAGCCAACATTTTAATCATCTTCGGAATTCCTGATGTAGAAACGGTAATTCTTCTCGGAGACATTCCCAAACCTTCCGGCTGGGTAATTTTTCGGATGGCTTCCACTACATTTTTGTAATTCATCATCGGCTCTCCCATTCCCATAAAAACAATGTTGGAAAGCGGTCGTTCGAAATACATTTTACTCTGGCTGTCGATCAGGGCAACTTGGTCTACAATTTCAGCAACTTCAAGATTTCTCATTCTTTTCAGTCTTGCTGTGGCGCAGAATTCGCAGTTTAATGAGCATCCAACCTGTGAAGAAACACAAGCTGTAGTTCTTGTTTCTGTAGGAATCAAAACAGATTCTACCAATAAACCATCGTGAAGTTTCACTCCGTTTTTGATGGTTCCGTCTGTACTTCTTTGAAGAAGATCAACAGAAACAGGATTTATAGTATATTCTTCGGAAATTTTTTCACGAAGATTTTTCGAAAGATTCGTCATTTCATCAATCGAATGGAGATTTTTACTCCACAACCAGTCATAAACCTGTTTCGCACGAAACGGCTTTTCTCCTAAAGTCAAAAAATAGTCTTTAAGCTGGTCTAGTGATAAAGTACGGATATCTTTCATTTGAGGGTTTAGGTATTAGGACTTAGGATCTAGGGACATACTAAGCCCTAAATCCTATTTCCTATTATCTTTTTATAAAATTAGCATTGCATCACCGTAAGAGTAGAATTTATATTTCTCTTTTACGGCTTCTTCATAAGCTTGCATGATGAAATCTCTTCCTGCAAACGCTGCAATCATCATCAATAAAGTTGATTTTGGCGTATGGAAGTTTGTAATCATTGTATTGGCAACTCCGAAATCGTGAGGCGGATAGATGAATTTATTTGTCCAACCGTTGAAAGCAGAAATTTTCTTGTTTGAAGAAACAGAAGTTTCCAACGCTCTCATTGTAGTCGTCCCTACTGCACAAACTCTTCTGTGCTCATCGACTGCTCTGTTGATGATTTCTGCATTTTTCTCATCAATGATGATTTCTTCAGACTCCATTTTGTGCTTAGAAAGATCTTCAACTTCAATTGGGTTGAATGTTCCTAAACCAACGTGAAGTGTAACTTCTGCAAAATCAACACCTTTAATCTCTAATCTCTTCATTAAGTGTCTAGAGAAGTGTAAACCTGCAGTTGGCGCTGCTACAGCTCCTTCAATTTTAGCATAGATCGTCTGATATCTTTCAGCATCTTCAGGCTCTACTGCTCTTTTGATGTATTTTGGAAGTGGAGTTTCTCCTAATTCTTTTAATTTAGTTCTGAATTCTTCATAAGAACCATCAAATAAGAATCTCAACGTTCTACCTCTGGAAGTTGTATTATCGATAACCTCAGCCACCAAAGATTCATCTTCTGTAAAGAATAATTTGTTACCAATTCTTATTTTTCTTGCCGGATCTACCAAAACATCCCAAACGCGGGTCTCTTTATCAAGCTCTCTTAAAAGGAAAACTTCAATTTTAGCTCCTGTTTTTTCTTTATTTCCATAAAGACGTGCAGGGAAAACTTTAGTATTGTTGAAAATAAATAAGTCTTTTTCATCAAAATAATCAACCACATCTTTAAATAATTTATGCTCGATAGTTTGTGTTTTTCTGTCAAGAACCATTAACCTAGCTTCATCTCTGTGCTCTG encodes:
- the rlmN gene encoding 23S rRNA (adenine(2503)-C(2))-methyltransferase RlmN translates to MKDIRTLSLDQLKDYFLTLGEKPFRAKQVYDWLWSKNLHSIDEMTNLSKNLREKISEEYTINPVSVDLLQRSTDGTIKNGVKLHDGLLVESVLIPTETRTTACVSSQVGCSLNCEFCATARLKRMRNLEVAEIVDQVALIDSQSKMYFERPLSNIVFMGMGEPMMNYKNVVEAIRKITQPEGLGMSPRRITVSTSGIPKMIKMLADDDLRVKLALSLHSAIESKRNEIMPFSDKFPLTDIMESLQYWYKKTGSVITFEYCVWKGINDGDEDIKALIRYCKQVPSKVNLIQYNPIGDGKYDKCNKQAEENYVRQLENAGITVMIRKSRGGDIDAACGQLANKTADAVN
- the queA gene encoding tRNA preQ1(34) S-adenosylmethionine ribosyltransferase-isomerase QueA codes for the protein MKTSDFNFDLPEELLAEHPSEHRDEARLMVLDRKTQTIEHKLFKDVVDYFDEKDLFIFNNTKVFPARLYGNKEKTGAKIEVFLLRELDKETRVWDVLVDPARKIRIGNKLFFTEDESLVAEVIDNTTSRGRTLRFLFDGSYEEFRTKLKELGETPLPKYIKRAVEPEDAERYQTIYAKIEGAVAAPTAGLHFSRHLMKRLEIKGVDFAEVTLHVGLGTFNPIEVEDLSKHKMESEEIIIDEKNAEIINRAVDEHRRVCAVGTTTMRALETSVSSNKKISAFNGWTNKFIYPPHDFGVANTMITNFHTPKSTLLMMIAAFAGRDFIMQAYEEAVKEKYKFYSYGDAMLIL